A DNA window from Setaria viridis chromosome 2, Setaria_viridis_v4.0, whole genome shotgun sequence contains the following coding sequences:
- the LOC117846587 gene encoding uncharacterized protein: MAMRHRARSSPTSPLTPSSSTRTKKILGFSVSLILINLASIMERADENLLPAVYKEVSAAFNAGPTDLGYLTFLMNFLKSIASPLAGILALHYDRPTVLAIGTVFWALSTGAVAVSQHFGQVAFWRAVNGLGLAIVIPALQSFIADSYKDGTRGAGFGLLSLIGAVGGIGGSILATIMAGKDLWGFPGWRVAFMMVAFVSLIIGILVYLYATDPRRIPGNHLLDEDDYERFHLSSKDVLPPPSIWKDSWVATRSVMKVKTFQIIVLQGIIGSLPWTAIVFFTMWFELIGFDNNSSAALNSLFAIGCASGAFIGGVIADRLSKHYPDSARVMCAQFSAFMGIPFSWILLTVIPQSVDYWYAFAVTLFFMGITISWCATSANNPMFAEVVPPKHRTMIYAFDRAFEGSFASLAAPAVGLVTEKIYGYDAKTVNLANGSAEGAFALSRGLLTMMIVPFGVCVLFYSPLYLVFKRDRENAKLASFKEQELV; encoded by the exons ATGGCCATGAGGCACAGGGCGCgctcctcccccacctccccgCTCACCCCGTCCTCCAGCACCAG AACAAAGAAGATACTTGGTTTTTCTGTATCTCTCATCCTCATCAATCTGGCTTCGATTATGGAGCGTGCTGATGAGAATCTCCTTCCAGCAGTTTATAAGGAAGTCAGTGCAGCCTTCAACGCTGGTCCTACTGATCTGGGATACCTCACGTTTCTAATGAACTTTCTGAAGTCAATAGCATCTCCCTTGGCAGGTATCCTTGCTCTTCACTATGACCGGCCAACAGTGCTTGCAATAGGGACCGTCTTTTGGGCCTTATCAACAGGGGCTGTTGCTGTTAGCCAGCATTTTGGGCAGGTTGCATTCTGGAGAGCTGTAAACGGCCTTGGGCTTGCCATTGTCATACCAGCACTCCAGTCATTCATTGCTGATAGCTACAAAGACGGTACACGTGGCGCAGGATTTGGTCTGTTAAGCCTCATCGGTGCTGTAGGTGGTATTGGTGGTAGTATTTTGGCAACAATCATGGCTGGGAAAGACTTATGGGGATTCCCAGGATGGCGTGTTGCATTTATGATGGTCGCATTTGTCAGCTTGATAATTGGAATTCTTGTTTACTTGTATGCAACTGATCCAAGAAGGATACCTGGCAATCATCTTCTTGATGAAGATGATTATGAGAG GTTTCATTTGTCCAGCAAAGATGTTCTTCCTCCGCCTTCTATCTGGAAGGACTCTTGGGTGGCAACAAGATCTGTTATGAAAGTGAAAACATTCCAGATCATTGTCCTGCAAGGGATAATTGGCTCATTGCCATGGACTGCCATAGTTTTCTTCACAATGTGGTTTGAACTCATCG GTTTTGACAATAACAGTTCAGCAGCACTCAACAGCCTATTTGCAATTGGGTGTGCCAGTGGAGCGTTTATTGGTGGGGTGATAGCTGACCGACTGTCAAAGCACTACCCAGATTCAGCACGCGTCATGTGTGCCCAGTTCAGTGCATTCATGGGCATCCCATTCTCATGGATCCTCCTCACAGTGATCCCCCAGTCAGTCGACTACTGGTATGCCTTCGCCGTCACCCTGTTCTTCATGGGAATCACGATAAGCTGGTGCGCCACCTCTGCAAACAACCCCATGTTTGCTGAGGTGGTCCCTCCCAAGCACCGCACCATGATCTACGCCTTCGATCGTGCATTTGAGGGCTCTTTTGCCTCCCTAGCTGCCCCTGCTGTCGGCCTGGTCACTGAGAAGATATATGGCTATGATGCCAAGACTGTAAACCTTGCGAACGGATCTGCAGAAGGGGCGTTTGCGCTCTCAAGGGGACTACTGACCATGATGATTGTGCCTTTCGGCGTCTGTGTCCTGTTCTACAGCCCCCTGTACCTTGTGTTCAAGCGCGATAGAGAGAACGCGAAACTGGCCAGCTTCAAGGAGCAGGAGCTAGTGTGA